Proteins encoded by one window of Salvia splendens isolate huo1 chromosome 7, SspV2, whole genome shotgun sequence:
- the LOC121810402 gene encoding uncharacterized protein LOC121810402, which translates to MQPPHQHSRINLVELKTQIVKKLGPEGSNQYFYYLQKFLNLKLSKVDFDKLCLRVLGRENISLHNQLIRSILRNACCAKSLPPACHRNDASKHGMHVGIQEIRSDGYQQNGSHIVKAPASGSPGLSNGDDILRFHQRKQDLVSVIGEVGDRRSTLGPNGKTSFPPLVAATTQPILENGDLKLPGSGISVQEAEDERENMASHSAKLPAVRKSPDSPRGVHSKEQMELVGNHGRKEASSRSVLQAPLGVPLCTVSIGGACRALPSARSKRSVSGLCHVLNHGLDSYIKGLIRSCIELAGARSGHESTMNSSNKSPTPVKLDNGVKPGHQHQMPNGRTHPNQMLNNGADKYQMQEQKVLHKISLQEFRVAMELNPRQLGEDWPLLLEKICTHAFEE; encoded by the exons ATGCAACCGCCTCATCAGCATTCGCGGATCAATCTCGTTGAGTTGAAAACTCAGATAGTAAAGAAACTTGGGCCTGAAGGATCCAATCAGTACTTTTATTACTTACAGAAATTCTTGAATTTGAAACTGAGTAAGGTTGATTTTGACAAACTATGTCTGAGAGTTCTTGGACGGGAGAACATTTCACTTCACAATCAGCTTATTCGTTCAATACTTAGAAATGCCTGTTGTGCAAAGTCTCTGCCTCCGGCGTGTCATAGGAATGATGCTTCGAAACATGGTATGCATGTCGGTATCCAGGAGATTCGTTCTGATGGTTACCAGCAAAATGGGTCCCACATTGTCAAGGCTCCGGCTTCTGGTTCACCAGGTTTGTCAAATGGAGATGACATACTCCGATTTCACCAAAGAAAACAAGATCTGGTTTCCGTGATAGGAGAGGTGGGGGACCGTCGAAGCACTCTTGGACCAAATGGAAAGACTAGTTTTCCTCCTCTGGTGGCTGCTACCACTCAGCCTATATTGGAGAATGGGGATCTGAAACTACCTGGTAGTGGGATATCGGTGCAAGAAGCAGAGGATGAAAGAGAAAACATGGCTTCCCACTCTGCTAAATTGCCGGCAGTGAGGAAATCACCAGACAGCCCGAGAGGTGTACATAGCAAGGAGCAGATGGAATTGGTAGGTAACCATGGTAGGAAAGAGGCTTCTTCAAGGAGTGTACTTCAAGCACCCCTTGGTGTTCCTTTGTGTACAGTTAGCATCGGTGGAGCTTGCAGAGCTCTACCTTCTGCAA GGTCTAAAAGGAGTGTCAGTGGACTGTGCCACGTACTGAACCATGGGTTAGATTCTTATATCAAGGGATTAATTAGGTCTTGCATTGAACTTGCCGGAGCTAGGTCGGGGCATGAATCGACAATGAATAGTTCCAACAAGAGCCCCACTCCAGTGAAGCTAGATAATGGTGTCAAACCTGGTCATCAGCATCAAATGCCAAATGGCAGGACACATCCGAATCAGATGCTGAATAATGGTGCAGATAAGTATCAGATGCAAGAACAGAAAGTCCTCCACAAAATTTCGTTGCAGGAATTTAGAGTGGCTATGGAGCTGAATCCACGGCAACTTGGCGAGGACTGGCCATTGTTACTAGAGAAAATATGTACCCATGCATTTGAAGAATGA
- the LOC121811003 gene encoding uncharacterized protein LOC121811003, giving the protein MQPPHQHSRINLVELKTQIVKKLGPEGSNQYFYYLQKFLNLKLSKVDFDKLCLRVLGRENFSLHNQLIRSILRNACCAKSLPPACHKNDASKHGMHVGIQEIRSDGYQQNGSHIVKAPASGSPGLSNGDDILPISPKKTRSGFRDRRGGDRRSTLGPNGKTSFPPLVAATTQPILENGDLKLPGSGISVQEAEDERENMASHSAKLPAVRKSPDSLRGVHSKEQMELVGNHGRKEASSRSVLQAPLGVPLCTVSIGGACRALPSASSCRSIGTFDDNTLLDSHVLSDRVENIALAQGLKGVSVDCANVLNHGLDSYIKGLIRSCIELAGASSGHESTMNSSNKSPTPVKLDNGVKPGHQHQMPNGRTHPNQMLNNGADKYQMQEQKVLHKISLQEFRVAMELNPQQLGEDWPLLLETICTHAFEE; this is encoded by the coding sequence ATGCAACCGCCTCATCAGCATTCGCGGATCAATCTCGTTGAGTTGAAAACTCAGATAGTAAAGAAACTTGGGCCTGAAGGATCCAATCAGTACTTTTATTACTTACAGAAATTCTTGAATTTGAAACTGAGTAAGGTTGATTTTGACAAACTATGTCTGAGAGTTCTTGGACGGGAGAACTTTTCACTTCACAATCAGCTTATTCGTTCAATACTTAGAAATGCCTGTTGTGCAAAGTCTCTGCCTCCGGCGTGTCATAAGAATGATGCTTCGAAACATGGTATGCATGTCGGTATCCAGGAGATTCGTTCTGATGGTTACCAGCAAAATGGGTCCCACATTGTCAAGGCTCCGGCTTCTGGTTCACCAGGTTTGTCAAATGGAGATGACATACTCCCAATTTCACCAAAGAAAACAAGATCTGGTTTCCGTGATAGGAGAGGTGGGGACCGTCGAAGCACTCTTGGACCAAATGGAAAGACTAGTTTTCCTCCTCTGGTGGCTGCTACCACTCAGCCTATATTGGAGAATGGGGATCTGAAACTACCTGGTAGTGGGATATCGGTGCAAGAAGCAGAGGATGAAAGAGAAAACATGGCTTCCCACTCTGCTAAATTGCCGGCAGTGAGGAAATCACCAGACAGCCTGAGAGGTGTACATAGCAAGGAGCAGATGGAATTGGTAGGTAACCATGGTAGGAAAGAGGCTTCTTCAAGGAGTGTACTTCAAGCACCCCTTGGTGTTCCTTTGTGTACAGTTAGCATCGGTGGAGCTTGCAGAGCTCTACCTTCTGCAAGTAGCTGTAGATCTATTGGAACGTTTGATGACAACACTTTGTTGGACAGTCATGTATTGAGTGACCGGGTGGAGAACATTGCTTTAGCACAGGGTCTAAAAGGAGTGTCAGTGGACTGTGCCAACGTACTGAACCATGGGTTAGATTCTTATATCAAGGGATTAATTAGGTCTTGCATTGAACTTGCCGGAGCTAGTTCGGGGCATGAATCGACAATGAATAGTTCCAACAAGAGCCCCACTCCAGTGAAGCTAGATAATGGTGTCAAACCTGGTCATCAGCATCAAATGCCAAATGGCAGGACACATCCGAATCAGATGCTGAATAATGGTGCAGATAAGTATCAGATGCAAGAACAGAAAGTCCTCCACAAAATTTCGTTGCAGGAATTTAGAGTGGCTATGGAGCTGAATCCACAGCAACTTGGCGAGGACTGGCCATTGTTACTAGAGACAATATGTACCCATGCATTTGAAGAATGA